The Trichosurus vulpecula isolate mTriVul1 chromosome 4, mTriVul1.pri, whole genome shotgun sequence genome contains a region encoding:
- the TMBIM1 gene encoding protein lifeguard 3, giving the protein MSNPSAPPPYEDRNPLYPPPPPGGGYPGGGYPGGYPAYPQPGFGHPAGYPQPMPPIHPMPMNFGRAEAYGGEEPAVSDNFGAGEWEDKKVRHRFIQKVYAIISVQLLITVAIIAIFTFVDPVRGFVRRNLAVYYASYAVFLATYLTLVCCQAPRRRFPWNIILLTIFTLAMSFMTGCIASMHNTKAVILAMIITAIVTIAVTIFCFQTKVDFTSCAGLFCVLGIVLTVTGIITAIVLAFKYVYWLHMLYAALGAIAFTLFLAYDTQLVLGNRKHTISPEEYITGALQIYTDIVYIFTFVLQLLGDHN; this is encoded by the exons ATGTCAAACCCCAGCGCTCCACCTCCGTATGAAGACAGAAACCCCCtttatcctcctcctccaccaggGGGAGGTTACCCTGGGGGAGGTTACCCTGGGGGTTACCCAGCCTACCCCCAGCCAGGCTTTGGACACCCAGCTGGATATCCTCAGCCTATGCCTCCCATCCATCCAATGCCCATGAACTTTG GAAGAGCTGAAGCCTATGGGGGAGAGGAACCAGCAGTGAGCGACAACTTTGGGGCTGGAGAATGGGAGGACAAGAAGGTTCGACACCGCTTCATCCAGAAG GTTTATGCCATCATCTCTGTCCAGTTGCTCATCACAGTCGCCATCATTGCTATTTTCACCTTTGT GGATCCTGTTCGAGGCTTTGTGAGGAGGAATTTGGCTGTCTACTATGCTTCCTA TGCTGTCTTCCTGGCTACATACCTGACCCTTGTCTGCTGTCAGGCACCCAG GCGCCGTTTCCCATGGAACATCATCTTGTTGACCATCTTT ACCCTAGCAATGAGCTTCATGACTGGCTGCATAGCCAG TATGCATAACACTAAAGCGGTCATCCTGGCCATGATTATCACTGCCATCGTCACCATAGCTGTCACCATATTCTGCTTCCAGACCAAG gtggacTTCACATCATGTGCAGGGCTCTTCTGTGTGCTTGGGATTGTGTTGACAGTGACTGGGATTATCACCGCTATTGTGCTGGCTTTCAAATAT GTATACTGGCTCCATATGTTGTACGCTGCCCTCGGGGCTATTGCTTTTACTCTG TTTTTGGCATATGACACACAGCTGGTCTTGGGGAACAGGAAGCATACCATCAGCCCAGAGGAATATATCACTGGTGCCCTGCAAATCTACACAGACATCGTCTACATCTTCACCTTTGTGCTGCAGCTTCTGGGGGATCACAATTAA